From the Polaribacter tangerinus genome, the window AAACAAGATTTAAATCATATTTTAAAGTTTACCTCTAAATCTGATAGAAATACATGGTTGTTTTCGGCAACGATGCCAGAGGAAATTCAAAAAATTATAAAAACCTATATGGATGCCAATGCGCCAAGAGTAGAAATAAATAGAAGCTCTTTGGTAAATGAAAATATAAGACATCAATTTGTAAAAACAACTTTAAAGCAAAAAGTTTCAGACATCATTACTTTTATAGAAAAAAGAGAGGCACAAAGAGGTATTATTTTTTGTAGAACCAAAGCGGGAGCGCAAAATTTAGCAAATCAATTAAGTGAAGAGGGTTTTTCAGCTGCAGCTTTAGAAGGAGATATGCAGCAAAAAGAAAGAGATAAAGTGATGAGGGCTTTTAAAAATAAGAGTCTACAATACTTAGTATCTACAGATGTTTCTGCGCGTGGTATAGATGTAAGAGGCTTAGATTTTATCATACATCATCAACTCCCAGAACAACTAGAGTATTATACTCATCGTAGTGGTAGAACTGCCAGAGCAGGAAAAACTGGAATTTCTTTGGCGTTTATTTTGCCAAGTGAACTAGAGAAAATTCATCAAATTCAAAAAGAATTAAAAATAAAATTTACTCAAGTTACAGTATAAAATGACAGTTATTTATGTATTAGATATTTTAGGAACTTTTGCCTTTGCAGTTAGTGGAGTATTGGTTGCTGCAGATAAAAAGTTAGATTTATTTGGCCAAATAATTATAGCTTTTGTAACTGCTGTTGGTGGTGGTATGCTAAGAGATATTTTAATAAATGCGCATCCAATAAATTGGATTGGAGACCTAAACTATTTGTATACAATCTTTTTTGCAGTTCTTTTTACACTGTTATTTAAAAGTAAAATTGCATACTTAAGTAAAACAATGTTTTTGTTCGATACTGTTGGTTTGGGAGTTTTTACATTATTAGGTTTAGAAAAAGGACTATCTTATAGTTTGCATCCACTTGTGGCGTTAATAATGGGAATGATATCTGCTGTTTTTGGCGGAGTTCTTAGAGATGTTTTAACCAATAAAATACCTTTAATTTTCGAAAAAGAAATTTATGCATCTGCATGTTTGGCTGGCGGAATTACTTACTTAATCTTACATCATTTTTCTGCAGTTCCAGAGAACATTAACTTTGTAGTTTCTGCAGCCGTAGTTGTAGTAATTAGAGTAATTTCGGTAAAATATCATCTAGAACTGCCTGTTATTAAAAACGATTTGTTCACGAAATTTAAAAAATAACTATTCGTTATATTGCTCACTACTAAGTTTTACAAGTAAAAATTAAAGTAATTTGACTTGTAATTAGTAAACTTTTTAGAAAAAATAGATACGTAAACCTTTGTAATTTTATGTATTTTTATACCCTAATTTTATGTTTAATAAGTTATAATTAAACAATTACAATTTTAAATCAACGTTGCCTTTATTATACATGATGACTCCAGAGGAAAAAATAAATACACTAAGAAAAGCTTTAAACGAACATAATTACAATTATTATGTGTTAGACAATGCAACAATTTCTGATGTCGATTTTGATAAAAAAATAAAAGAATTGGAAGCGTTAGAAAAAGAATATCCTGCTTTTTTTGACGAAAACTCACCAACACAAAGAGTAGGAGGTGCCATTACCAAAAATTTTGAAACAGTAGTTCATCAAAACAGAATGTATTCTCTAGACAATTCTTACTCTTTAGAAGATTTGAAAGATTGGGAAAAAAGAGTCCAAAAAAATTTAGGTACAGACAAGATAACGTATACATGTGAGCTTAAGTTCGATGGAGCTTCTATTAGTTTAACATATAAAAACGGTCAGTTTGTAAAAGCTGTTACACGAGGAGATGGTTTTCAAGGAGATGATGTAACCGCAAATATTAAAACCATTCGATCTATTCCCTTATCTATAGGTGCTAATTTTTTAAATGATTTCGAAATGAGAGGCGAAATTATTTTACCATTAGATGGTTTCGAAAAAATGAACCAAGAAAGAGCAAAAAATGGAGAAGATTTATATAGAAATCCAAGAAATACCGCAAGTGGTAGCTTAAAGCTTCAAGATAGTGCAGAGGTAGCAAAAAGACCTTTAGATTGTTTGTTGTATCAAGTAGTTACTGAAGAAAGAAAATATTTAACTCATTTCGAAAGTTTAGAAAATGCCAGAAAAGCAGGTTTTAAAGTACCTAATACTATTCAGTTGGCAACCTCTATAGATGAAGTTTTTAAGTTTGTAAATTTTTGGGACAAGGAGAGGCATAACTTACCCTATGAAACCGACGGAATTGTAATTAAGGTAAATAATTTACGGCAACAAGAAGAATTAGGCTACACTGCAAAAGCCCCTCGATGGGCAATTGCTTATAAATTTAAAGCTGCTCAAGTTGCGACACTCTTAGAAGAAATAACATATCAAGTAGGTAGAACAGGAGCAATTACACCAGTAGCAAATTTAGCACCTGTACAATTGGCAGGAACTACCGTAAAAAGAGCTTCTTTGCACAATTCAGATCAAATAGAAAAATTAGATATTAGAGTAAATGATACTGTTTTTGTAGAAAAAGGAGGAGAAATTATCCCTAAAATTATTGCTGTAGATTTTTCAAAAAGACCAGAAAATTCCCAACCCACAGTGTATGCATCTCATTGTCCAGAATGTAACACAGCATTGATAAGAACAGAAGGAGACGCCAAACATTTTTGCCCTAATCAATTTGGTTGCGCACCACAAATTACAGGTAGAATTCAGCATTTTATATCCCGAAAAGCAATGGATATTGAAGGACTTGGTGGAGAAACAGTAGATCTGTTAAGAAAAGAAGGACTCATCCAAAATTATGCAGATTTGTATGATTTAAAAATTGAACAAATAATTCCATTAGATAGAATGGCAGAGAAATCTGCTCAAAACATTATAAATGGAATTGAAAAATCTAAACAAATACCATTTGAAAAAGTGTTATTTGCGCTCGGCATTCGTTTTGTAGGTGAAACAGTAGCAAAGAAATTGGCAAAACACTTTACATCTATAGATGCGATAATGACAGCCTCTTTTGAAGAATTAATTCAAGCAGACGAAATTGGAGATAAAATTGCACAAAGCATCATAGATTTTTCATCAGACCTTGGTAATATTCAGTTAA encodes:
- the ligA gene encoding NAD-dependent DNA ligase LigA, yielding MTPEEKINTLRKALNEHNYNYYVLDNATISDVDFDKKIKELEALEKEYPAFFDENSPTQRVGGAITKNFETVVHQNRMYSLDNSYSLEDLKDWEKRVQKNLGTDKITYTCELKFDGASISLTYKNGQFVKAVTRGDGFQGDDVTANIKTIRSIPLSIGANFLNDFEMRGEIILPLDGFEKMNQERAKNGEDLYRNPRNTASGSLKLQDSAEVAKRPLDCLLYQVVTEERKYLTHFESLENARKAGFKVPNTIQLATSIDEVFKFVNFWDKERHNLPYETDGIVIKVNNLRQQEELGYTAKAPRWAIAYKFKAAQVATLLEEITYQVGRTGAITPVANLAPVQLAGTTVKRASLHNSDQIEKLDIRVNDTVFVEKGGEIIPKIIAVDFSKRPENSQPTVYASHCPECNTALIRTEGDAKHFCPNQFGCAPQITGRIQHFISRKAMDIEGLGGETVDLLRKEGLIQNYADLYDLKIEQIIPLDRMAEKSAQNIINGIEKSKQIPFEKVLFALGIRFVGETVAKKLAKHFTSIDAIMTASFEELIQADEIGDKIAQSIIDFSSDLGNIQLINRLKSFGLQLELSAEALENQTNKLTSQIFVVSGVFYQMTRSELKKSIEDNGGKVSSSISKKTNYIIAGDNMGPSKLAKAKELGIAIISEQDYINMIN
- a CDS encoding DEAD/DEAH box helicase; protein product: MASFSALGIQPSYIKSIKELGILHPTEIQEKALPVLLKSNTDFIGLAQTGTGKTAAFGLPILHHINTNSTHIQALILSPTRELVQQIKKQLFKFTKYNDTKIFVEAVFGGEKIDKQVHNLKRTTHVVVATPGRLIDLIERGDIDVSHVKTIVLDEADEMLSMGFKQDLNHILKFTSKSDRNTWLFSATMPEEIQKIIKTYMDANAPRVEINRSSLVNENIRHQFVKTTLKQKVSDIITFIEKREAQRGIIFCRTKAGAQNLANQLSEEGFSAAALEGDMQQKERDKVMRAFKNKSLQYLVSTDVSARGIDVRGLDFIIHHQLPEQLEYYTHRSGRTARAGKTGISLAFILPSELEKIHQIQKELKIKFTQVTV
- a CDS encoding trimeric intracellular cation channel family protein, producing MTVIYVLDILGTFAFAVSGVLVAADKKLDLFGQIIIAFVTAVGGGMLRDILINAHPINWIGDLNYLYTIFFAVLFTLLFKSKIAYLSKTMFLFDTVGLGVFTLLGLEKGLSYSLHPLVALIMGMISAVFGGVLRDVLTNKIPLIFEKEIYASACLAGGITYLILHHFSAVPENINFVVSAAVVVVIRVISVKYHLELPVIKNDLFTKFKK